The following are encoded together in the Candidatus Alcyoniella australis genome:
- a CDS encoding 4Fe-4S dicluster domain-containing protein: MTVSRFHVEPLDPQKVVVADEILDTKFPPVARFRLLSRGIEPYHRLDLREDSVDFDQGCVACGNCIDSCPVLRRETERVDRTGQRTSMALETLVDEDCEQCWACVLSCPQVDTELKDYIVDERVEEMIPPNPLVSKLDNYFMVLAALAFGIMIGIFIVW, encoded by the coding sequence ATGACTGTCAGCCGCTTTCACGTCGAGCCCCTTGACCCGCAGAAAGTGGTCGTGGCCGACGAGATTCTCGACACCAAGTTTCCGCCCGTGGCGCGCTTCCGTCTGCTCAGCCGCGGCATCGAGCCCTACCACCGGCTCGATCTGCGCGAGGACAGCGTCGATTTCGACCAAGGCTGCGTGGCCTGCGGCAACTGCATCGACTCCTGCCCCGTGCTGCGGCGCGAGACCGAGCGCGTGGACCGCACGGGCCAGCGCACGAGCATGGCGCTGGAGACGTTGGTCGACGAGGACTGCGAACAGTGCTGGGCCTGCGTGCTCTCCTGCCCGCAGGTCGACACCGAGCTCAAGGACTACATCGTGGACGAGCGCGTGGAGGAGATGATCCCGCCCAATCCGCTGGTGAGCAAACTCGACAACTACTTCATGGTGCTCGCCGCGTTGGCGTTCGGGATCATGATCGGGATCTTCATCGTCTGGTGA
- a CDS encoding 4Fe-4S dicluster domain-containing protein → MDEIQTKTPPQTADELVPIFIMGKRYMVPGSLTIQKAFEYAGYKLVRGCGCRGGICGACGTLWRVPGSYRVEIGLACQTIVQPDMYIAQIPFFPANRAQYDVTKLEPTAQTLSALYPELQRCMGCNTCTKSCPMEIEVMEYISAALRGDILKCAELSFDCVMCGLCTARCPAELAQYHIAELARRLAGVHLIPRAEHLTEVCETIEQGGHQDKLEQLKAMDESTMRRTYTARTIEPMETEDDWTPPAGEQF, encoded by the coding sequence ATGGACGAAATTCAGACCAAGACGCCGCCGCAGACTGCTGACGAGCTGGTGCCGATTTTCATCATGGGCAAGCGCTACATGGTGCCCGGCAGCCTGACGATCCAGAAGGCGTTCGAGTATGCGGGCTATAAGCTGGTGCGCGGATGCGGCTGCCGCGGCGGAATTTGCGGCGCCTGCGGTACGCTGTGGCGCGTTCCGGGCAGCTACCGGGTCGAGATCGGACTGGCCTGCCAGACGATCGTGCAGCCCGATATGTACATCGCCCAGATTCCGTTCTTCCCGGCCAACCGCGCCCAGTACGACGTAACGAAGCTTGAGCCCACGGCCCAAACCCTCAGCGCGCTGTACCCGGAGTTGCAGCGCTGCATGGGGTGCAACACCTGCACCAAGAGTTGCCCGATGGAGATCGAGGTGATGGAGTACATCAGCGCGGCGTTGCGCGGCGATATTTTAAAATGCGCCGAGCTGAGCTTCGATTGCGTGATGTGCGGGCTGTGCACCGCGCGTTGTCCGGCGGAGCTGGCGCAGTACCACATCGCGGAGTTGGCGCGGCGGCTGGCCGGAGTACACCTGATCCCGCGCGCGGAACACCTGACCGAGGTCTGCGAAACGATCGAGCAGGGCGGGCATCAAGACAAGCTCGAACAGCTCAAGGCGATGGACGAGTCCACGATGCGTCGGACCTACACCGCGCGAACGATCGAGCCGATGGAGACCGAAGACGACTGGACGCC